From ANME-2 cluster archaeon, one genomic window encodes:
- a CDS encoding type II toxin-antitoxin system HicA family toxin, whose product MTKFPVDAPKRRVIKAFELLGFCLVREREHIAMVRENPDDTRTPLTMPNHTRIKGSTLRTICTQASIPRNDFLKAYEQT is encoded by the coding sequence ATGACAAAGTTTCCAGTTGATGCTCCAAAAAGGAGAGTCATCAAGGCATTTGAACTTCTGGGATTTTGCCTTGTCCGAGAACGAGAACATATTGCGATGGTTCGTGAAAATCCTGATGACACACGGACTCCCTTGACGATGCCTAATCATACTCGAATCAAAGGCTCAACTTTGAGAACGATTTGTACACAAGCAAGTATCCCACGAAACGACTTCCTTAAGGCTTATGAGCAAACTTGA